A window from Corynebacterium accolens encodes these proteins:
- a CDS encoding ABC transporter substrate-binding protein, which produces MKPKHSSLAALALASTVLLSSCGEPATDNDDTQVASDSTTITVYTSEPEEKVDEINAAFNEENPDIEVKVYRAGTGDLNARISSEKQSGDIEADVFWAADAPTFENYAEDGDLIELADVDSDDIIDEAKDDENFYVGTRIIPTVIAYNTDEIAEVDAPTSWADLTDPKYKDKLVMPNPAVSGAAAFNASAWKNNSDLGEAWIEDLGKNSPMIAESNGPTSQEIASGSRPVGVVVDYLVRDLADKGSPVALAYPTEGSPYISEPAGVFKDSKEQEAAQKYINFLLSKKAQEIAVDQSYLPVREDVGTPAATPELADIELMDQDLEKITKDKDAAVEVFQKAVSS; this is translated from the coding sequence ATGAAGCCGAAGCACTCTTCTCTCGCTGCCCTAGCCCTTGCTTCAACCGTTCTTCTTAGTTCGTGCGGTGAGCCTGCGACCGACAATGACGATACGCAGGTCGCAAGCGATTCAACCACTATTACCGTCTATACCTCCGAGCCGGAAGAGAAGGTCGATGAAATCAATGCGGCCTTCAATGAAGAAAACCCCGATATCGAGGTCAAGGTATACCGCGCTGGTACCGGCGATTTGAACGCGCGCATTTCTTCGGAGAAGCAATCTGGCGACATTGAAGCAGATGTTTTCTGGGCGGCCGATGCTCCTACCTTTGAAAATTACGCCGAGGACGGTGACCTCATCGAGCTTGCCGATGTCGATTCCGACGACATCATCGACGAGGCCAAGGACGACGAGAATTTTTATGTCGGCACGCGCATCATCCCTACGGTCATTGCTTATAACACCGATGAAATCGCAGAAGTTGATGCCCCGACCTCGTGGGCAGATCTCACCGATCCGAAGTACAAGGACAAACTCGTCATGCCTAACCCGGCGGTCTCTGGTGCGGCGGCCTTCAATGCCTCAGCATGGAAGAACAATTCAGACCTCGGTGAAGCGTGGATCGAAGACCTAGGCAAGAATTCCCCGATGATCGCAGAGTCCAATGGCCCTACTTCCCAAGAAATCGCCTCCGGTTCTAGGCCCGTCGGCGTGGTCGTCGATTACTTAGTCCGCGACCTCGCGGATAAGGGATCCCCGGTTGCCCTCGCCTACCCCACCGAGGGATCACCGTATATTTCTGAGCCCGCGGGCGTATTCAAAGACTCCAAGGAACAAGAAGCAGCACAAAAATACATCAACTTCTTGCTTTCGAAGAAGGCACAAGAAATTGCCGTCGATCAGTCGTACCTCCCGGTGCGCGAAGACGTGGGAACCCCAGCAGCCACCCCTGAACTCGCAGACATTGAGTTGATGGACCAAGACCTAGAAAAAATCACCAAGGATAAAGACGCCGCCGTCGAGGTTTTCCAGAAGGCAGTTTCTTCCTAG